The window TACAACGTCGAACGCGTCGACGCGTCCAACGGCGAAGGGGACACGCTGCGCATCACGCTGGCCGTCGCCGGGTTCACGCGCGATCAACTCGAGATCACGCTCGCCGACAGTCAGTTGACCGTGCGCGGCAAGCAGACCGAAGAGAAGACGCGCAATTACCTCTATCGCGGCATTGCGGCGCGACAATTTACCCGCACCTTCGTGCTAGCGGAGGGAATCGAGGTAAAGTCCGCTGACTTGTCCGATGGGCTGCTCGCAATCGACCTGAAGCGCCTGGAGCCGGAGCGCCTGGTGCGGACGATCGAGATCAGCGACAGAAAATAACTTGCGTCAGCGTTGCATCGAGACTGCCACATCGTGCGTTTTAGCGATGGGCGCAGACCCGGGACGCCGATACGCCCACCGCTGATTTCCGATGGCGGTGTGCCGGGCCCGGCTTGCAGAAGGAGTTGCGTCATGACCGAAGCCGACAAGACCATTTATGCCAGTCAAGTGATGACCGAGCATGAGCTCGCCACGCTCGGCGGCGGCGTTGTCGCCTACATCAAGACGCTCACCGCGGACGAAGCGAGCCGTATGTTCCCGACCATCGAGGGACTGCCGAAGGGCATCAATCTGTTCTCGCTGCACGCCGCCGACGGCACTCCCCTCGCCCTGACCGACACGCGCCAGGCCGCCATCGGTCACGCGATCGACGACGACCTCGAGATCGCCAGCGTCCACTAATGCATGCACCTCGTGCACTCGGTGCATGAACCGCGTGTACCAGCCTCAAGGCTCCGGAATGTTCCGGAGCCTTTTTCGTTGGGCCCGGGGATAAGTCGGCGGGGATTAAGTCTAGCTGCGATAGTTGGAGAATTGGCCGCGGGCGCGGAAGCGCGCGAGGTACGTCGGCACGATGGCGGCAACGCCGTGCGGCGTTGCAACGCCCAACGCCGCAAGCGTGCGGCCTTCGCTTTTGGCCTCGGCGCTGACGACGTTGTCGCGCTGGAGCATGCGCACCTGATCGAGCGTCACCGGCCGCAGCGCGTTGGGCAGCGGCCAGGTGAGGATCGCCTGCAGCTTCGCCAGCCAGAACGGTAGCGGCAGGTACCCGCGGCTGCGCCCCGCCCATTCCTGCGTCAGGTCGAGCAGCTGGCGGAACGACAGGACCTCAGGTCCGCCCGCCTCGTAGATCGTGTCGGGCTTCGCGTCGCCCGCGGCGCAGGCAGCGACGGCGGTAGCGAGGTCGCCGACGAATACCGGCTGAAAGCGCGTCCGCCCGCCGCCGATCAGCGGCAAGAGCGGCGAGATACGCGCCATGGCGGCGAAGCGATTGAAGAACTCGTCCTCCGGACCGAAGACGATGGACGGGCGGATTATGACGGCGCCGGGGAACTCCTCGCGCACCGCCGCCTCGCCCTCGGCCTTCGAGCGCGCATAGCGCGACGCCGACTTGCGATTGGCGCCGATGGCCGAGATGTGAACGAAGTGGCGCACGCCGGCCTCGCGCGCAGCTTTCGCCATCGCCCGCGGCGCGTCGACGTGGATCGCCTGGAATGTCTGCTTGCCGCCGCTCGTCAGCACGCCGACCGCGTTGACCACGACCTTGGCGCCGCTGACGGCGCGCTCAACCGAATGCGGGTAGCGCCCGTTGGCTTGCACGGGCGCGACCTGCCCGACGAAACCGGCCGGCTGCAGGAAGCCGGCGAGGTCCGGCCGGCGCACGGCGGCGCGCACGCGCCAGCCCTGCTTGGCGAGTGCGGCTACGGCATAGCGGCCGACAAATCCCGAGCCGCCAAAAACCGTCGCCAGGCCCCGATCGTCCAGCCGATCCGCCATCGTCCGTCTCCGGTTGCGCAATGGGCCAGAGATACACGAGGTTTGCCGGTGCCGGAAGGATGCGCGCCGCCGCACGCTGCCTAATTGACAAGGGCCGCGGCGCTCTCTAACTGATCGCCTCCGTGCCCAGGTGGCGGAATTGGTAGACGCACCAGCTTCAGGTGCTGGCGCCCGCAAGGGTGTGGAGGTTCGAGTCCTCTCCTGGGCACCATCCTACAATCAGGATCGATGGCGGCGCGAGGGCGCCTGAGTGGCCGGCTGCGGCGCGTCAGGGCCGCGCCTACTTCTCGCAGCGGTGGACGTATTCGCGCGGCGAGTTCGACTTGAAGACGCCCGTGTTCGAATTCCAGTCACCCACCTCGAGCATGTCCTTGTGCACGATCCGCTCCGCGATCGTGCAATTGGTCTTGCAGTCGGTGCCGTCCTTGTTCTTCAGGATCTGGGCGAGGACGATCCGGTGACCGCGGATGTCGCCGACGATGTCGATCAGCCGCTCGGTGAAATCGGTCTCCGACGTGCCGTCGATGCGCCGGCTGAGCAGGAAGTTGCGGTTGCGGGGAATGTTCTCCGTCTTCGCGTCCGTCTCCGTGTTGCACCAGTAGCCGCCGAGAAAGAGCGCATCGAGTTCCTGCGCTTGGGCGGTGGACGCTCCCGCCCATAGGGGGACGGACATGATTGCAAACAGCGCGAATAGACGGATGGTGCTGGCCACGGTCGGGATTCCCTGAACGCTCTATAGTCGCTTGCTAGCAAGTCTTCGGTGGCCGAAGCCAGAGGCGCCCAGCCGATTGGTTATTGCCTTGCTTAGGCCGCTCCGCAAGCGCCATCACGGGGAGTAGCAATTTCATCGCTGCCGCCGCACTTGCGCAGCGCCGGGCGAATTCGATAGGTGAACCATAGTTAAAGCCTTCGGGCGTATTCTAGTTGGCTGCCCATCGCAGCCCACTCCATGCAAGGGCTCTACAACGATGGCCAAATCTTCGATCGTCCTGCACAAGGACGACTTGCCCGCCGGGCTCAGCTTCGGGCCGAGCGTCGCCGTCGATACCGAGACATTGGGACTGAACGTCAACCGCGACCGCCTCTGCCTCGTCCAGCTCTCGTCGGGCGACGGAACGGCTCACCTCGTGCAGTTCGACGGCCGCGATTATTCGGCTCCCAATCTCAAGGCGCTGCTGACCGACAAGGCGGTCCTCAAGATCTTCCATTTCGCCCGCTTCGACATCGCCGTGCTGGAGAAGTACCTCGGCGTCGTCACCGCGCCGATCTACTGCACCAAGATCGTCTCGAAGCTGGTGCGCACCTATACGGACCGCCACGGGCTCAAGGACCTGGTTGCCGAGCTGGCCGGGATCGAGTTGTCGAAGCAGCAGCAGAGCTCGGACTGGGCCGCCGGCGAGCTGTCCCAGCAGCAGCTCGCCTATGCCGCCTCGGACGTGCTCCACCTGCATGCCGTCAAGGCCAAGCTCGACGCCATGCTGGCCCGCGACGGGCGCCAAGCCTACGCCGACGCCGCTTTCGGCTTCCTGCCGACGCGCGCCAAGCTCGACCTCGCTGGCTTCGGAGAGGACGACATTTTCTCACATTGAGGTTACGGGGAATCCGTGGCTGAGAAGTCCCAGCGCACCGCGGCCGGCACGCGGGCGTGGAAACACCGCCTTTGTGGGGGCCCCTAGTCCCAATATAACCCCAATTGACGGCGATCTAGCCGCATCCGCCGCCGGCTGAGGGGCGTATGGCAACGACGACCAATTTGGCCCCTGGAGAGAACTGGACGGGCATCGACGCGTTCGCCGGCTCGACCGCCGCCGATCGGGCGCGCAATTTCGTGCGCGCGCGACGCCACACGCTACTGGTGCGCGCCATGCGCTGGTCGCTGCCCACGGCCGGCGCCAGCGTTATCGTCGTCTACTTCCTGATGATCTTCAACACCACCGGCTGGGTCGCTTCTCTGCCGAAACTCGAGATGCCGCGCATCATCCCCGACAACCTGACGATGGATAACCCGACCTACGAGGGGTTCAACAAGGACGGGGGCAAGTACGTCGTCAGGGCGAAGACCGCCGTACAGGATCTCGTCAACACCGAGTTCGTGCGCCTCAACGACATCACCGGCGACATGACCGATGCCAAGAAATCGAAGACGAAGCTCACCGCAGCGCACGGCGAGTTCAACACCAAGACGAACAAGCTCGAGCTCTCCGGCGGCATCGATATCGTCGCCGAAAGCGGCATGAAGGCGAAGCTGTCGCGCGCCACCATCCTCACCGACGACAACGTAATCTTCTCCAAAGAGCCCGTCCTCGTCGACATGCCATCGGGCACCATTCGCTCAAACGAGATGCGGCTGTTGAACAAGACCCGCGAGGTTGCCTTCATCGACGACGTGAAGGCGCACCTCATCCCTCCGAAGAATGAAGGTGCGCCCGCAAGCGGCGCGGCGGCGGCGAAGCCGGCGGCAGCACCGCTGCTCGGCGGTGGCGAAGGTCCGATCGATATCACCTCGAACCGCCTCGACATCGACGACACCGGCAAGACCGCGATCTTCACCGGCCACGTCAGGGCGCAGCAGGCGGGCGCGGCGCTGGAAACAGCCGAACTGCAGGTCAAATACGCCGGTGGCGACAGCAAGGATACGGGCGCAATGCCTGGCGACGGGGCCAAGATCGAGCGCATCGTCTCGAAGTCGCCCGTCGTCATGACGCGCGCGCCGCAGGACCGTGTCACGGGCGCGAGCCTCGACTACGACGCCGCCAACCAGATCGCCGTCGTCAACGGCGACGTCGAGATGACTTCGGGCGAAGGACGCGGCGCGACCGCCGACAAGGTGACCGTCAGCCAGAAGGCCGACACCATTCTGTTGACCGGCAGCGTCGTCGCCACCCAAGGGCGCAACCAGCTCAAAGGCGAGCGGCTCTACGTCGAGCGCGCCACGGGCCGCACGCAGCTGACTTCGCCCGCCGGCGCCGGCGGAGAGCCGGGCCGCATCTTCACGCGCTTCTATCGCGGTGAAGCCAACGAGGCGCAGAGCGCCAAGGAGAAAGTGAAGCAGCTCGCTGACGCGACGGCCAGTGCCGCTACCGGCGCCATGGGCGTGTTCAAGACGGACCCGACGGCGCCGATCGATGTCGAGGCCGGCCGTCTGGACGTCGACGATCGCAGCAAGCAGGCCGTCTTCAAGACCGACGTGCACGCGGTGCAGGGAGACTTCGTCGTGCGCACGTCCGAGCTGCGCGCCTACTACACGGGCGCCGCCGGCCTCGCGGAGACCGCCGCCGGTCCGGCCGACAAGAAAGCCCCGGCACAAATCTCGCGCATCGAGGCTCGCGGCGCGGTGATCGTCACCTCCAAGAACGGGCAGAAGGCGACGGGCGACTGGGCCGATTACGACGTCAAGAAGAACGAGGTCATCCTCGGCGGCGACGTGATCCTGACGCAGGACAAGAACGTGGTGCGTGGCACCAAGCTGAGGATCGACATGCTCACCGGCAAGAGCGTGATCGACAGCGACGCGAGCGGTGCGTGGGCGGCAACCGCCGCCCCGCCGGATGCCAAGAACGCGACCGGCTTTACCATGCGGCCCGGTACGACTGGCCGTCCGAGCGCAATTTTTTACCCTCGCGACAAGAAGGCAGCCGAAAAGAAGCCGCCGACCGGTGCTAGCGAAGGCGCTGGATCCGCAGGAGCTTGGGGCCCCAATGGCCCTTCCGAATGACGGCTGAGCGCGGCCAAGTCGCCGATTGACAGGGCTTCCGATCGGCGCACCATGCTGCGGGGCCGTTGACGCCCCATTTTAAGGTTTCTCGATACCGTGCTGAAAATTCTTTCCTTCGGCTCCAAGCGCGCCCAGCCCGAGCCCTACGGCGAGTGGGGCGGCGAGGCGCACGGCTATCAGGAGCAGGGCGCCCTCAACGGCGGCACCCCCCAGCTCGGCGGCGAAGGCTGGCTGACCGTCCACCACATCCAGAAGAGCTACAAAAAACGGCTCGTCGTGCGCGGCGTCAGCCTGGCGGTCGGCCGCGGTGAATCGGTCGGTCTTTTGGGCCCGAACGGCGCCGGCAAGACGACCGTGTTCTACATGATCACCGGCCTCGTCCCCGCCGACAAAGGCAATATCACCATCGACGGCATGGACGTGACTCGGCTGCCCATGTACCGGCGGGCGCGGCTCGGCATCGGCTATCTGCCGCAGGAAGCGTCGATCTTCCGTGGACTGTCGGTCGAAAAGAACATCATGGCAGTGCTGGAAATCGTCGAGCCGTCGGCGAAGAAGCGGCGCGCCAAGCTCGACAGCCTTTTGGAAGAATTCCGCATCACCCACCTGCGCAAATCCCCGTCGATCGCGCTTTCGGGCGGCGAGCGGCGCCGCTGCGAGATCGCCCGGGCGCTGGCTTCAGGCCCGTCGTTCATGCTTTTGGACGAGCCGTTCGCCGGCATCGACCCGATCGCCGTCAGCGACATTCAGGAGTTGGTGCGGCACTTGACCGACCGGGGCATCGGCGTCCTGATCACCGACCATAACGTCCGCGAAACGCTTAGCCTGATAGACAGGGCTTACATCATCTACGACGGTCAGGTTCTGACGCAAGGTAAGCCCGAAGAAATCATAGCCAACGACGACGTGCGGCGGGTCTACCTCGGAGATATGTTCGTTAACGCGCGCTGACTACGACAGCGGCATCAGGTAACCGAGTACCCGGACGAGCGCATGGCGCTTTCGACAAAGCTGGAGCTGAGGCAAGGCCAGCAGCTGGTGATGACACCCCAGCTGCAGCAGGCCATCCGTCTGCTTCAACTGTCGAACATGGACCTGGCGCAATACGTGGAATCCGAGCTCGAGCGCAATCCGCTGCTTGAGGCCGACGACGGCGCCGAAGCGCCGGTGCGTACCGAGGTCGAGCAAGCCGAGTTCGCCAAGAGCGAAGAGGCGGCGCCGGCCGCCGACGGTGATTGGGTCGACCTCGATAAGCCAGTGGCCGATCCGGAGGGGACCTTCGACACCGAGTACGAGAACGTCTATCCGGAGAGCGTGCCGTCCGACCAGATGAACGGCGCCGAGCAGGGATCAGGCTGGGCATCGCTGCGCCAGCGCGGCACCGCGTCCGGCGACGACGTCAACATCGAGGCGTTTCTCGCCAACGACGTCTCGCTGCGCGAGTACCTGAGCGCGCAGGTGCCGCTCGTCCTCAAGGATCCGGTGGAGCGACTGATCGGGCAACACCTCGTCGACTTGGTCGATGAGGCGGGCTACCTGCCCGGCGCCGATCTCGCCGTCATCGCCGAGAGGCTCGGAGCCCCGCAGGAGGTCGTCGAGAAGGTGCTGGCGGCGCTGCAGACGCTCGACCCGCCCGGCGTGTTCGCTCGCTCGCTCGCCGAATGCCTGGCGCTGCAGCTCAAGGAGCAGAACCGCTTCGACCCGATCGTCGCCCGCTTCCTGGAGAACCTGCACCTGCTGGCGGGACACAATCTGCCGGCATTGCGCAAGGTCGTCGGCTGCGAGATGGACGAGCTGCTAGAGATCGTCGCCGAGATCAAGAAGCTCAACCCCAAACCGGGCCTGAAGTTCGGCTCGGTGCAGATGCAGCCGGTGGTGCCGGACGTGCTGGTGCGGGGCGCTCCGGACGGAACCTGGATCATCGAGCTCAATAGCGAGACGCTGCCCCGCGTGCTGGTCAATCGCACCTATCTCGCCACCGTGGCGAAGGGGGGAGGCTCGGCGGCCGATCGCAACTACCTCTTGGAATGCTTGCAGACCGCCAACTGGCTGGTGAAGAGCCTCGATCAGCGCGCCCGCACAATCATGCGCGTCGCCGAGGAGATCGTCCGCCAGCAGGACGCCTTCTTCACCCACGGCGTGCAGTACCTGCGGCCGCTCAATCTGCGCACCGTCGCCGACGCGATCTCGATGCACGAGTCGACGGTGTCGCGTGTCACCTCCAACAAATACATGGCGACGCCGCGCGGCATATTCGAGATGAAGTATTTCTTCACCTCGGCCATCGCGTCGGCCGACATGGAGGGCGAATCCCACTCTTCGGAAGCGGTGCGCCATCGCATCAAGCAGATGATCGACGGAGAGACGCCGGCAAGCGTGCTGTCCGACGACAAGATCGTCGAGAAATTGAAGAGCGACGGCATCGACATCGCGCGGCGCACGGTGGCCAAGTACCGCGAGGCGATGCGCATCCCCTCGTCCGTGCAGCGGCGGCGCGACAAGCGGCTTATCGAACGCGTCGGGCCAGGTTAGCCGCCCCTGTCTAAACGTGATCGGCCGCAGCTTGTGCCCCGCTCCGGAGTGCTCTATAGCCTCGAACCGCGCGGCCCGGCCTTACATTGGGTAGGCCTTCGACCGCTTGTCTTCACAGCGCAACTGGGGCGTGGCCCCGTTCTTGCACCGCAATTCCGGGGTGAGCCTTGGAGCGGGAGGACTTTTTTCCGATTATGGCAAAAGGCGGGGCCGTTGCGGGCAGAAAAAGCCCTGTTAACCCGCGACTTAGCCAGACGTTGATGGGAGATGCACTGCAAGAATCCTGTGCAGTCCACCTTGGGAGTGCCATCTTTTTGGTTCTCAACGGGGCCGCTGCGGGCGGACAAGGGGATAGCGCAGCCAAGGGCACACGAGGGTACGTGCGGGGGCACGAGCGTATAGGTAGAATTGTTAGAATCGCTGACGCGGCTCACGCCCTCCGGGGAGGCAGCCGGCGGCGCTTCGCAACAGGTTGGAACAGGATTTGACGATGGATCTCTGCGACCTGCTGGCATCCGACGGCATCATTGCATCCCTGAAGGCGACGAGCAAAAAGCACGCCCTGCAAGAGCTGGCGACGATTGCCGCGGAACGGTCCGGTCTCGATCAGCGCGAGATCTTCAACGCGCTGCTGCAGCGTGAGCGACTCGGCTCCACCGGCCTCGGGCATGGCATCGCCATTCCGCACGTGAAGCTCGGGGGAATCCGCAACATCCTTTGCGTGTTCGCGCGCCTCGATGCCCCGATCGATTTTGAATCACATGACAACCAGCCCGTCGACCTGCTCTTCCTGCTGATCGCGCCCGATCACGCGAGCGGCGATCACTTGAAGGCGCTGGCCAGCATTTCGCGCGTGGTGCGCGAGCCGTCGGTGATCGACGCGCTGCGCAATGCGTCCGACGTTGCCGGCCTCCGCATGGCGCTGGCGCGGCCCGTTCCCTCGCACGCCGCTTAAGTAGCGCCGAACTAGGGCACTACCGGGCATCCCGACGTATTGCCGAGGGCGAGCATGGCGACGATGGCCGCCGTGCCGACGATGATCCGCCACCATCCGAACAGCGCAAAGCCGTGCCGGCTCACGTAGTCGAGCAGGTAGCGAACGACGAACACCGCGGCGATGAACGCGGTGACAAAGCCCAGCGCGATATTGGCGATGTCGCCCGTCTGCAGGATCGACCAGTTCTTGTAGAGGTCGTAGGCAAAGGCGCCCGCCATGGTCGGCATGGCGAGGAAGAACGAGAATTCCGCCGCCGACCGCTTATCCGATCCGAGCAGCATCGCACCGACGATGGTAGCGCCCGAACGCGACACGCCGGGGATCATTGCCAGGCACTGCAGCACGCCGATCTTGAAGGCGAGCGCGGGCGGGAAATCCATCGCGTTCGTGTAGCGCACGTTGAGCTGCATGCGGTCGACGAACAACAGCACCACGCCGCCGACGACGAGCATCACCGCGATCAGCATGGGCGTTTCGAACAGCACGCTCTTGATGAAGCTGTGTCCGGCCGCGCCGATCACGGCGGCGGGCAGGAAGGCGAGGAGCACGCTCAGCACGAAGCGGCGCGCGCGCGGATCATAGGGCAGAGCTGTGGCGATCCGCGTCAGCTTCACCGAGTAGACGCTCAGGATGGCGAGGATCGCGCCGAGCTGGATCAAAACCTCGAACGTCTTGCCTGGCGTGCAGACGCCGAGGAAGTGCTCGGTCAGCAGGAGATGGCCGGTGGAGGAAACGGGGAGGAACTCGGTGAGGCCCTCAATGAGGCCAAGCAGGATCACTTCCCAGATCGGCATGGTCGCCCCGTAACCTGTTCGCCTTGGACTTTTCTGTGCGGCGGGGAGGATTAGCAGGAATTGCGCGTGCGCGGTGCCACTTCCGCGCCACACGAGCCGATTGTCTTATGCGCCGCGGGGCAGTACCAGCGACACCCACGCCGCAATCAAGAACAACGACGGTAGCCGAGCAATGCACACACTGACGCACTTCCGGCTCTGTCCGTTCTCGCGCGCCGCCCGCCTGGCGCTCGCGGAGCTCAACATCGAGGTGGAACTCGTCGAGGAGCGGCCGTGGGAATGGCGCCCCGAATTTCTGGCCGTCAACCCCGCGGGCGAGCTGCCCGTACTGCAGATGGAGGGTGCCGAGATCCCCCTTTGCGGCATCTATGCCATTTCCGAGTTTCTCGCCGAGGACTCTGCTCCCGTGCAGGAGGACGGGGATGCCGACGAGCCCTTCCCGCTCCTGCCGGGCGACCGCGCCCAGCGCGCCGAGGTGCGCCGCCTGATCGACTGGTTCAACGGCAAGTTCAACCGGGAAGTCACGCACGAGCTGCTGCAGGAGAAGGTTTACAATCGCCTGCAACCTCACGCCGCAGGCACGCCGGACGTCGACTTCCTGCGCGCCATCCGCACCAACCTGCGCTACCATATGAGCTATATCAGCTACCTGGCGGATCGCCGGCGCTGGCTGGGTGGCGAGGAGCTTTCCTTCGCCGATCTGGCCGCGGCCGCGCATCTGTCGTCGGTCGATTATCTGGGCGAAGTGCCATGGGAGGAGTTTGCCGTCGCCAAGGTCTGGTACGCACGCCTCAAGTCGCGGCGCGCGTTCCGCACGATATTGGCCGACCGCGTGCCCGGCGCGCTTCCTGCCGCGCACTACGCCGACCTCGATTTCTGACGGCCCCATCGTGACGGCCGCGCTCAAGGACATGCTGCTGCGCGAGGCCGCCGCACTCGGCTTCGACGCGGTGCGCGTGACGACGCCCGATGCCGTCGAAGGCGCCGGCGAGCGCCTCGCGGCGTTTCTCGAGGCCGGACGCCACGGCGATATGGAGTGGATGGCGGCGCACGCGGAGCGCCGCCGCAGCCCGGCACAGCTGTGGCCGGAGGTGCGCTCCATCGTCATGCTCGGGATGAGCTACGCGCCCGAAGCCGACCCGCTCGATGCGCTCGACCAGCCGCAGCGCGGCGCCATCTCCGTCTATGCGCAGGGCAAGGACTACCACGACATCCTCAAGGGCAAGCTCAAGCGGCTTGCTTCGAGCCTCGCCAACGAAAGCCACGCGGACGTGAAGGTGTTCGTCGACACGGCGCCGGTGATGGAGAAGCCACTCGCCGCTGCCGCCGGTCTCGGCTGGCAGGGCAAGAACACCATGCTGGTGTCGCGGGAGCACGGGTCGTGGCTGTTCTTGGGCGCGATTTTCACCACCGCCGAGCTGCCGCCCGATGCGCCGGAAGCGGACCACTGCGGTAGCTGCCGGCGCTGCCTCGACGTGTGTCCGACCGCCGCATTCCCGGCTCCCTACCAGCTCGACGCGCGCCGATGCCTCGCCTACCTGTCGATCGAGCACAAGGGGCATATCCCCGCCGAGTTCAGGCGCGCGATGGGCAATCGGGTGTTCGGCTGCGACGACTGCCTCGCCGTATGTCCGTGGAACAAGTTCGCCGCCGCGGCGCGCGAGGCGCGCTTTCACGCGCGCGCCGAGACTGACAACCCACCCCTCGCCGAGCTTCTCCAGCTCGACGACGCGGCGTTTCGCACGCGCTTTGCGGGCACGCCGGTGAAACGCACCGGGCGTGACCGCTTCCTGCGCAACGTGCTGATCGCCGCCGGCAATTCGGGGGATGCGGGACTGCTGCCGCACGTCGAGGTGCTGCTGACCGATCATTCGCCGCTCGTGCGCGCCATGGCGGTATGGGCGATGCGCCAGCTGACGGGGGACGGCATCGGCGAAAGCCTGCGTCACCGGCATTTGGCGCGCGAGGCCGACAGCGATGTCCGCGCCGAGTGGCAGGTAGTATGAAGAAGCTGTTCTGCTTCGGTCTCGGCTACAGCGCCTTGCGCGTGGCGCGGCGGCTTGCAGGCGAGGGCTGGACGATTGCCGGCACGGCACGTACGCGCGAGGGTGCCGACGCCATCGCTGCAGCCGGCTATGAAGAGTTCGTGTTCGACGGGTCCGCACCCGGAGCCGGCATTGCTGACGCACTCGCCGGCACGACGCACATACTCGTTTCCGTGCCGCCCGATGCCGATGGCGATCCAGTGCTGTGTCAGCATCGCGGCGACATCGAGCGCGCGAACGCCCTGAGTTGGATCGGCTACCTCTCCACGGTGGGAGTCTACGGCGACAGTGGCGGCGCCTGGATCGACGAGACCGCCAAGACCGACGCAACGTCGGCACGTGGGCGCCGGCGCGTCGCCGCCGAGCAGGACTGGCTGACGCTCGCCGACGCCCACAACGTGCGCGTACAGATCTTCCGGCTCGCCGGCATCTACGGACCCGGTCGCAGCGCCATCGACCGCCTGCGCGAGGGCACCGCACACCGCATCGTCAAGCCGGGACAGGTGTTCAACCGCATCCACGTCGATGACATCGCCACGACGGTGTGCGCCGGCATCGCCGGGCGCGGCGCGACGAATGCCTACAACGTCGCCGACGACGAGCCAGCGCCACCACAGGACGTAATCGCCTTCGCCGCCGGCCTGTTGCACATGCCGCCCCCACCGGAAGTGCCGTTCACTGACGCGCAGCTGTCACCGATGGCGGCGAGCTTTTATGCCGACAACAAGCGCGTCAGCAATGCGCGGCTGCGCCAAGAGCTTGGCGTCGCTCTAAAATTCCCGACGTATCGCGAAGGCCTACGCGCCATCCTCGCCGGCGAAACGCGCCCCTGAACAATCCCCAGCTTCGC of the Hyphomicrobium album genome contains:
- a CDS encoding glutathione S-transferase family protein; the protein is MHTLTHFRLCPFSRAARLALAELNIEVELVEERPWEWRPEFLAVNPAGELPVLQMEGAEIPLCGIYAISEFLAEDSAPVQEDGDADEPFPLLPGDRAQRAEVRRLIDWFNGKFNREVTHELLQEKVYNRLQPHAAGTPDVDFLRAIRTNLRYHMSYISYLADRRRWLGGEELSFADLAAAAHLSSVDYLGEVPWEEFAVAKVWYARLKSRRAFRTILADRVPGALPAAHYADLDF
- a CDS encoding SDR family oxidoreductase; its protein translation is MKKLFCFGLGYSALRVARRLAGEGWTIAGTARTREGADAIAAAGYEEFVFDGSAPGAGIADALAGTTHILVSVPPDADGDPVLCQHRGDIERANALSWIGYLSTVGVYGDSGGAWIDETAKTDATSARGRRRVAAEQDWLTLADAHNVRVQIFRLAGIYGPGRSAIDRLREGTAHRIVKPGQVFNRIHVDDIATTVCAGIAGRGATNAYNVADDEPAPPQDVIAFAAGLLHMPPPPEVPFTDAQLSPMAASFYADNKRVSNARLRQELGVALKFPTYREGLRAILAGETRP
- the queG gene encoding tRNA epoxyqueuosine(34) reductase QueG; protein product: MLLREAAALGFDAVRVTTPDAVEGAGERLAAFLEAGRHGDMEWMAAHAERRRSPAQLWPEVRSIVMLGMSYAPEADPLDALDQPQRGAISVYAQGKDYHDILKGKLKRLASSLANESHADVKVFVDTAPVMEKPLAAAAGLGWQGKNTMLVSREHGSWLFLGAIFTTAELPPDAPEADHCGSCRRCLDVCPTAAFPAPYQLDARRCLAYLSIEHKGHIPAEFRRAMGNRVFGCDDCLAVCPWNKFAAAAREARFHARAETDNPPLAELLQLDDAAFRTRFAGTPVKRTGRDRFLRNVLIAAGNSGDAGLLPHVEVLLTDHSPLVRAMAVWAMRQLTGDGIGESLRHRHLAREADSDVRAEWQVV